One stretch of Streptomyces sp. 135 DNA includes these proteins:
- a CDS encoding CynX/NimT family MFS transporter encodes MTPTATPSPRTGTTEKQAPTRAWATRLVIVGIVLAALNLRPAITSLGALLEEVRDGLGMSGTLAGLLTSVPPLCFAFFGVMAPRFARRFGPSAVVCVGMAAIAAGLVIRPFVGGTAGFLAATALALMGIAVSNVLMPVIVKRWFPDRVGSMTGLYSMALALGTSLAAALTVPMTDALGGRWQTGLAVWAALAVVAVVPWIPLVRDRSAASAAPEHVSTTVRHEDAELRITHSRTAWALAVFFGLQATAAYITMGWMPQIFRDAGVPAGEAGVLLAVTMAMGVPLAFVIPRVATRLTNQGPVVLVLGLCGLSGYAGLYLAPAGGAWVWALLLGVSNCAFPLALTMVGMRAKSSVGVAKLSAFAQSTGYLISIPGPLLVGVLYQHSGGWGLPIALMAGLMVPQIIVGTLAGRNRTVEDEVAARAARTAPTA; translated from the coding sequence ATGACACCGACGGCGACACCCTCCCCGCGTACCGGGACGACGGAGAAACAAGCCCCCACGCGCGCGTGGGCGACGCGTCTGGTCATCGTCGGCATCGTCCTCGCGGCCCTCAACCTCCGCCCGGCCATCACCAGCCTCGGTGCCCTTCTCGAAGAGGTGCGCGACGGCCTCGGCATGAGCGGCACCCTCGCCGGACTCCTCACCTCCGTGCCGCCGCTCTGCTTCGCGTTCTTCGGCGTCATGGCGCCCAGGTTCGCCCGCCGCTTCGGCCCGAGCGCGGTGGTCTGCGTCGGCATGGCCGCGATCGCCGCTGGCCTGGTGATACGTCCCTTCGTCGGGGGCACGGCCGGCTTCCTCGCCGCCACCGCGCTCGCCCTCATGGGCATCGCGGTCAGCAACGTCCTGATGCCGGTCATCGTCAAGCGCTGGTTCCCCGACCGGGTCGGCTCCATGACCGGCCTGTACTCGATGGCCCTCGCGCTCGGCACCTCCCTCGCCGCCGCCCTGACGGTCCCGATGACCGACGCGCTGGGCGGCCGCTGGCAGACCGGCCTCGCCGTCTGGGCGGCGCTCGCCGTCGTCGCCGTCGTGCCGTGGATCCCGCTCGTCCGTGACCGGAGCGCGGCCTCCGCCGCCCCGGAGCACGTCAGCACCACCGTCCGGCACGAGGACGCGGAGCTGCGCATCACCCACAGCCGCACCGCCTGGGCCCTCGCCGTCTTCTTCGGACTCCAGGCCACGGCCGCGTACATCACGATGGGCTGGATGCCGCAGATCTTCCGGGACGCGGGCGTCCCCGCGGGCGAGGCGGGCGTCCTGCTCGCCGTCACGATGGCCATGGGCGTGCCGCTGGCGTTCGTCATCCCCAGGGTCGCCACGCGCCTGACCAACCAGGGCCCCGTCGTCCTCGTCCTCGGTCTCTGCGGCCTCTCCGGATACGCGGGCCTCTACCTCGCCCCCGCGGGCGGCGCATGGGTCTGGGCGCTGCTGCTCGGCGTCTCCAACTGCGCCTTCCCGCTCGCCCTCACCATGGTCGGCATGCGGGCCAAGAGCAGTGTGGGCGTGGCCAAGCTCTCCGCCTTCGCGCAGAGCACCGGCTATCTGATCTCGATCCCCGGACCGCTCCTGGTGGGCGTCCTCTACCAGCACAGCGGCGGCTGGGGCCTGCCGATCGCGCTGATGGCGGGCCTGATGGTGCCGCAGATCATCGTCGGCACCCTCGCGGGCCGCAACCGCACGGTCGAGGACGAGGTGGCCGCCAGGGCGGCCAGGACGGCCCCGACGGCCTGA
- the fabI gene encoding enoyl-ACP reductase FabI yields MSGILDGKKILITGVLTEASIAFHAAKVAQEQGAEVILTAFPRPTLTERIARKLPKPAKVIELDVTDQEHLDRLAGLVKDELGGLDGIVHSIGFAPQGAFNFLEATFEDVSTAMHVSAFSLKSLTMACRPLMTNGGSVVGLTFDAQYAWPKYDWMGPAKAALEATSRYLARDLGKENIRCNMISAGPLGSMAAKSIPGFSELADVWNSRSPLEWDMADPEPAGRGIVALLSDFFPKTTGEIIHVDGGVHMMGA; encoded by the coding sequence ATGAGCGGAATTCTCGACGGCAAGAAGATCCTGATCACCGGCGTCCTGACGGAGGCCTCCATCGCCTTCCACGCGGCGAAGGTCGCCCAGGAGCAGGGCGCCGAGGTCATCCTGACCGCCTTCCCGCGGCCCACCCTCACCGAGCGCATCGCGCGGAAGCTGCCCAAGCCCGCCAAGGTCATCGAGCTGGACGTGACCGACCAGGAACACCTGGACCGGCTCGCGGGCCTGGTCAAGGACGAGCTCGGCGGCCTGGACGGCATCGTGCACTCCATCGGCTTCGCGCCGCAGGGTGCCTTCAACTTCCTGGAGGCGACCTTCGAGGACGTCTCGACGGCGATGCACGTCTCGGCGTTCTCCCTGAAGTCGCTCACCATGGCCTGCCGCCCCCTGATGACGAACGGCGGCTCCGTCGTCGGTCTCACCTTCGACGCGCAGTACGCCTGGCCGAAGTACGACTGGATGGGTCCGGCCAAGGCCGCCCTGGAGGCCACCTCGCGCTACCTCGCCCGTGACCTGGGCAAGGAGAACATCCGCTGCAACATGATCTCGGCGGGCCCGCTCGGCTCGATGGCCGCGAAGTCCATCCCGGGCTTCTCGGAACTCGCCGACGTCTGGAACAGCCGCTCCCCGCTGGAGTGGGACATGGCCGACCCGGAGCCCGCGGGCCGTGGCATCGTCGCCCTGCTCTCCGACTTCTTCCCGAAGACCACCGGCGAGATCATCCACGTCGACGGCGGCGTGCACATGATGGGTGCCTGA
- a CDS encoding SGM_5486 family transporter-associated protein — MPVLDPNPQNGQKKLLIVLGSMLAITVIIGIIASIASP, encoded by the coding sequence ATGCCCGTCCTTGACCCGAACCCCCAGAACGGCCAGAAGAAGCTGCTCATCGTGCTCGGCTCGATGCTGGCCATCACCGTGATCATCGGCATCATCGCCTCCATCGCCTCCCCGTGA
- a CDS encoding FadR/GntR family transcriptional regulator: MPLTTPRRSALSEQVISELRNQIASGEWPVGSRIPTEPELVEQLGVARNTVREAVRALAHNGLLDIRQGSGTFVVATSELAGVMHRRFADADPRHIAELRSTLESSAAKLAAERRTERDLKQLDGLLARREQAWAAGDAEAFVTADATLHMAVVAASHNDVMTALYADLGEVLRDWLREDIGKDLSPEAHMDHARLVEAIRARDTEAAAAEAASYPFMCRPERLTRG, encoded by the coding sequence ATGCCGCTGACCACTCCGCGCCGTTCGGCGCTCTCCGAACAGGTCATCTCCGAGCTGCGCAACCAGATCGCCTCGGGCGAGTGGCCGGTCGGCTCCCGCATCCCCACCGAGCCGGAGCTGGTCGAACAGCTGGGCGTGGCCAGGAACACCGTCAGGGAGGCCGTCCGCGCCCTCGCGCACAACGGCCTGCTCGACATCCGCCAGGGCTCCGGCACCTTCGTCGTCGCGACCAGCGAGCTGGCGGGCGTGATGCACCGCAGGTTCGCCGACGCCGACCCCCGGCACATCGCCGAACTGCGCAGCACGCTGGAGTCGAGCGCCGCGAAGCTCGCCGCCGAGCGCCGCACCGAGCGCGACCTCAAGCAGCTCGACGGCCTGCTCGCGCGCCGCGAGCAGGCCTGGGCGGCGGGAGACGCGGAGGCCTTCGTGACGGCCGACGCGACCCTTCACATGGCCGTGGTGGCCGCGTCCCACAACGATGTCATGACGGCGCTGTACGCCGACCTCGGCGAGGTCCTGCGGGACTGGCTGCGCGAGGACATCGGCAAGGACCTGAGCCCCGAGGCCCACATGGACCATGCCCGTCTGGTCGAGGCGATCCGCGCGCGGGACACCGAGGCCGCCGCGGCGGAAGCGGCGAGTTACCCCTTCATGTGCCGCCCGGAGCGGCTCACCCGGGGCTGA
- the serB gene encoding phosphoserine phosphatase SerB, translated as MSAPQPPQPADIPTLLVKIFGKDRPGLTAGLFDTLAAYSVDVVDIEQVVTRGRIVLCALVTAPPAGLEGDLRATVHSWAESMKMQAEIISGIGDNRPRGLGRSLVTVLGHPLTSESTAAIAARITATGGNIDRIFRLAKYPVTAVEFAVSGTGTEPLRTALAIEAAKLGVDVAVVAAGLHRRAQRLVVMDVDSTLIQDEVIELFAAHAGCEAEVAEVTAAAMRGELDFEQSLHARVELLAGLDASVVDKVRAEVRLTPGARTLIRTLKRLGYQVGVVSGGFTQVTDDLKERLGLDFAQANTLEIVDGKLTGKVTGEIVDRAGKARLLRRFAKEAGVPLEQTVAIGDGANDLDMLNAAGLGVAFNAKPVVREAAHTAVNVPFLDTVLYLLGITREEVEAADTHLD; from the coding sequence ATGAGTGCTCCGCAGCCCCCTCAGCCGGCCGACATCCCGACGCTCCTCGTCAAGATCTTCGGCAAGGACCGCCCCGGCCTCACCGCCGGCCTCTTCGACACCCTCGCCGCCTACTCCGTCGACGTCGTCGACATCGAGCAGGTCGTCACCCGCGGCCGGATCGTGCTGTGCGCGCTCGTGACCGCGCCGCCCGCCGGCCTGGAGGGCGATCTGCGCGCCACCGTCCACAGCTGGGCGGAGTCCATGAAGATGCAGGCCGAGATCATCTCGGGCATCGGCGACAACCGTCCGCGCGGCCTCGGGCGCTCGCTCGTGACGGTGCTCGGCCACCCGCTGACGTCGGAGTCGACGGCCGCGATCGCCGCCCGGATAACGGCCACCGGCGGCAACATCGACCGTATCTTCCGGCTCGCCAAATACCCGGTCACCGCCGTCGAGTTCGCGGTGTCCGGCACCGGGACCGAGCCGCTGCGCACCGCCCTCGCCATAGAGGCCGCGAAGCTCGGCGTGGACGTCGCGGTCGTCGCGGCGGGCCTGCACCGCCGCGCGCAGCGCCTGGTCGTGATGGACGTCGACTCGACGCTCATCCAGGACGAGGTCATCGAACTCTTCGCCGCGCACGCCGGCTGCGAGGCCGAGGTCGCCGAGGTGACGGCGGCGGCGATGCGCGGCGAGCTGGACTTCGAGCAGTCGCTGCACGCGCGCGTGGAGCTGCTGGCGGGTCTCGACGCGTCGGTCGTCGACAAGGTCCGCGCCGAGGTCCGGCTCACCCCGGGGGCCCGCACCCTCATCCGCACCCTCAAGCGCCTCGGCTATCAAGTGGGCGTCGTCTCGGGCGGTTTCACCCAGGTGACCGATGATCTGAAGGAGCGTCTCGGCCTCGACTTCGCCCAGGCCAACACCCTGGAGATCGTCGACGGCAAGCTCACCGGCAAGGTGACCGGCGAGATCGTCGACCGGGCGGGCAAGGCCCGGCTGCTGCGCCGCTTCGCCAAGGAGGCGGGGGTCCCGCTGGAGCAGACCGTCGCGATCGGCGACGGCGCGAACGACCTCGACATGCTGAACGCGGCCGGGCTCGGTGTCGCCTTCAACGCCAAGCCGGTGGTCCGCGAGGCCGCGCACACCGCGGTGAACGTGCCCTTCCTGGACACCGTCCTCTACCTCCTCGGCATTACCCGCGAAGAGGTCGAGGCGGCGGACACCCACTTGGACTGA
- a CDS encoding histidine phosphatase family protein — MSVAEPRRIVLFRHAKADWPQVSDHERPLADRGRRDAPVAGRKLADSGIPFDLALCSTATRTRETWKLAVQELPQRPKTIYEERLYEASPGELIAVLNETPDDVRNVVLIGHNPGIQGLTDVLAGEAEDDARERLNRRGFPTATFSVLTYSGSWKALEPGVATLVDYWAPSE, encoded by the coding sequence ATGAGCGTCGCAGAACCCCGCAGGATTGTCCTCTTCCGGCATGCGAAGGCCGACTGGCCGCAGGTCTCCGACCACGAGCGGCCGCTCGCCGACCGGGGCCGCAGGGACGCCCCCGTCGCCGGACGCAAGCTGGCCGACAGCGGCATCCCCTTCGACCTGGCCCTCTGCTCGACCGCGACCCGGACCCGCGAGACCTGGAAGCTCGCCGTCCAGGAGCTGCCGCAGCGGCCGAAGACCATCTACGAGGAGAGGCTGTACGAAGCCTCTCCCGGCGAGCTGATCGCCGTGCTCAACGAAACCCCGGACGACGTGCGGAACGTCGTCCTGATCGGTCACAACCCCGGCATCCAGGGCCTGACCGACGTGCTGGCCGGGGAGGCCGAGGACGACGCCCGGGAGCGGCTGAACCGCCGGGGCTTCCCGACCGCCACCTTCTCCGTCCTCACGTACTCCGGCTCGTGGAAGGCGCTCGAACCGGGCGTGGCCACCCTCGTCGACTACTGGGCGCCGTCCGAGTAA